A window of Proteus columbae contains these coding sequences:
- a CDS encoding LysR family transcriptional regulator: MTSAKRPIFNLELDLLRTFVAVVDGNTFAAAAESVCRTQSAVSQQMQRLESLLGKELFARQGRNKTLTEAGTQLLNYARRILRLNDEACLSLMHEEIDGILKIGSPDDTANTILPELLARFSGAYPRLIMEIIVKRSPFLMSMLENNELDLAISTEEHVGYPKIVLRVSPSLWYCGKHFRFDLDEPLPLVVLDEPSTYRDMMINHLDQQGIRWRIAYIATTLSGARAAVRAGLGIMARSIELSGDDLRILGEKEGLPALPAIRYNLYFNSNSPGKAAQILFDSLKNEQNEVINHADITLQQE; this comes from the coding sequence ATGACTTCCGCAAAACGCCCTATTTTTAACTTAGAACTTGATTTACTTCGAACCTTTGTCGCCGTTGTCGATGGAAATACCTTTGCTGCAGCGGCGGAATCCGTTTGCCGAACACAATCCGCCGTTAGCCAACAGATGCAACGACTTGAGTCTCTACTTGGAAAAGAGCTATTTGCTCGCCAAGGGCGAAATAAAACACTGACAGAAGCGGGTACACAACTGCTTAATTACGCTCGCCGTATTTTACGCCTTAACGATGAGGCATGCCTTTCACTAATGCATGAAGAGATTGATGGCATTTTAAAAATTGGTTCTCCCGATGACACCGCAAACACGATTTTACCTGAACTTCTCGCTCGTTTTTCAGGCGCTTATCCTCGCTTAATTATGGAAATTATTGTTAAACGTAGTCCGTTTTTAATGTCTATGTTAGAAAACAATGAGCTAGATTTAGCCATCTCTACTGAAGAGCATGTGGGTTATCCTAAAATCGTATTACGCGTTTCACCTTCATTATGGTATTGCGGAAAACATTTTAGATTTGATCTTGATGAGCCGTTACCTCTCGTGGTGCTTGATGAGCCAAGCACTTACCGCGATATGATGATAAATCATCTTGATCAACAAGGTATTCGTTGGCGAATTGCTTATATTGCAACCACACTTTCTGGTGCAAGAGCGGCAGTACGAGCTGGTTTAGGGATTATGGCGCGTTCAATTGAGCTTTCTGGTGATGATTTGCGTATTTTAGGCGAAAAAGAAGGTTTACCTGCTTTACCTGCGATCCGTTATAACCTTTATTTTAATTCTAATAGCCCAGGGAAAGCGGCACAAATTCTGTTTGATTCATTGAAAAATGAACAAAATGAAGTGATTAATCATGCAGATATCACGCTACAACAAGAATAA
- the dinG gene encoding ATP-dependent DNA helicase DinG — protein MSLSQSVKNQISQWYKALPEHIEGFIPRAPQREMIAEVAKTFSDETGRHLVIEAPTGVGKTLSYLIPGIAISRDEKKPLIISTANVALQDQIYSKDLPLLKKIIPDLTFTGAFGRGRYLCPRNLDVICATEGEQIDLMFLLEDKVDVATSAEREICQELKNDFTSFGWDGLRDHHKRALTDSLWRKISTDKMNCLGRNCQYYHRCPFFIARREIDEVDVVITNHALVMAAMESESVLPDAKNLLLVLDEGHHIPDVARDALEVEGEITLVSLNNQLDNITRHVSQYLAQFIPVRPPKLADPIRFDAHIAKLREAYQEVDTFTRALLPERSEQDEYLFPLGELPEQLLLSCQTLFKLTDGLKMLGEAILNDLTERTAKEDVVRLHRAILTTSRMVGYLENMAKLWRLATLEQTSKAPVSKWLTRRYDKKQSHLYFHCAGIRVSEQLTQLLWKNIPHVVITSATLRSLNSYSRIQELTGLSEQFDDRFITLSSPFEHQKQGKLVIPKMHYEPTMLHEREHLKEMARYFRQEMEENNHRGQLVLFSSQRAMDGFLEEVKDLRLCLLVQGDQPRYRLVETHCKRIDAGDNSVLIGLQSFAEGLDLKGDYLTQVHIHKIAFPPVTDPVIVTEGEWLKSLKRYPFEVQSLPSASFNLIQQVGRLIRSHHCHGEIVIYDRRLLTKNYGSRLLTALPVFPIYQPDMPKEK, from the coding sequence ATGTCCCTTTCTCAATCCGTTAAAAATCAAATAAGTCAGTGGTATAAAGCCCTACCAGAGCATATCGAAGGGTTTATTCCGCGTGCCCCACAGCGTGAAATGATAGCTGAGGTAGCCAAGACTTTTTCTGATGAAACGGGGCGCCATCTTGTTATTGAAGCCCCTACTGGGGTGGGTAAAACACTCTCTTATCTTATTCCGGGGATTGCAATTAGCCGTGATGAGAAAAAACCGCTGATAATTAGTACGGCGAATGTGGCACTGCAAGATCAAATTTATAGTAAAGATCTGCCATTACTTAAAAAAATCATTCCTGATCTTACGTTCACAGGCGCTTTTGGTCGTGGGCGTTACTTATGCCCTCGTAATTTAGATGTGATTTGTGCCACTGAAGGCGAGCAAATCGACTTAATGTTTTTGCTTGAAGATAAAGTGGATGTGGCGACCAGTGCAGAAAGAGAAATTTGCCAAGAGCTCAAAAATGATTTCACTAGTTTCGGCTGGGACGGATTACGCGATCACCATAAACGAGCATTAACCGATAGTTTATGGCGTAAAATCAGTACGGATAAAATGAATTGTTTAGGGCGTAATTGCCAATATTATCATCGTTGTCCTTTTTTTATTGCGCGTCGTGAAATTGATGAAGTCGATGTGGTTATTACCAATCACGCTTTAGTAATGGCAGCAATGGAAAGTGAATCCGTGTTACCTGATGCTAAAAATCTGCTTTTGGTACTTGATGAAGGGCATCATATTCCTGATGTTGCGCGCGATGCACTTGAAGTCGAAGGGGAAATAACCTTAGTTTCCCTTAATAATCAGCTTGATAATATCACTCGTCATGTTAGTCAGTATTTAGCGCAATTTATTCCTGTAAGACCGCCTAAATTGGCTGATCCTATTCGTTTTGATGCTCATATTGCTAAGTTACGTGAAGCCTATCAAGAGGTTGATACATTCACGCGAGCATTATTACCAGAACGTAGTGAACAAGATGAATATCTCTTCCCGTTAGGTGAATTACCTGAACAACTTCTGTTAAGTTGCCAGACATTATTTAAGCTAACGGATGGTTTAAAAATGCTGGGCGAAGCTATTTTAAACGATTTAACAGAACGGACAGCGAAAGAAGACGTTGTGCGTTTACATCGTGCCATTTTAACTACCAGTAGGATGGTGGGTTATTTAGAAAATATGGCGAAACTTTGGCGCTTAGCCACATTAGAGCAAACTTCAAAAGCACCAGTATCCAAATGGTTAACTCGTCGTTACGATAAAAAACAGTCTCATCTCTATTTTCATTGTGCTGGCATTCGGGTTAGTGAGCAATTGACGCAATTATTATGGAAAAATATTCCTCATGTGGTTATTACGTCTGCAACATTACGTTCATTAAATAGCTATTCTCGTATTCAAGAATTGACGGGATTAAGCGAGCAATTTGATGATCGCTTTATTACGTTGTCTTCGCCTTTTGAACATCAAAAGCAAGGCAAACTCGTGATCCCCAAAATGCACTATGAGCCAACTATGCTCCATGAACGTGAGCATTTAAAAGAGATGGCTCGTTATTTTCGCCAAGAAATGGAAGAGAATAATCATCGAGGGCAATTGGTTTTATTTAGCAGCCAACGTGCAATGGATGGCTTTTTAGAAGAAGTGAAAGACTTGCGTTTATGCTTATTAGTACAAGGTGATCAACCACGCTATCGATTAGTTGAAACACATTGCAAGCGTATTGATGCGGGTGATAATAGTGTATTAATTGGCTTACAATCTTTTGCTGAAGGTCTAGATTTAAAAGGTGATTACTTAACGCAGGTACATATCCATAAAATTGCCTTTCCTCCAGTGACTGATCCAGTGATTGTAACTGAGGGAGAGTGGTTAAAATCACTCAAACGTTATCCTTTTGAAGTGCAAAGCTTACCCAGTGCATCGTTTAATTTAATTCAGCAAGTTGGGCGTCTTATTCGTAGTCATCACTGTCATGGTGAAATTGTCATTTATGACAGACGTTTATTAACAAAAAACTACGGTTCACGCTTATTAACGGCACTGCCAGTTTTTCCAATTTATCAACCGGATATGCCTAAAGAGAAGTGA